In a single window of the Triticum aestivum cultivar Chinese Spring unplaced genomic scaffold, IWGSC CS RefSeq v2.1 scaffold8653, whole genome shotgun sequence genome:
- the LOC123172317 gene encoding uncharacterized protein, producing MHVLALGRLNEEDKKRTYNIHTVVSSSHPSPSRGIHFASFPILLFVSCSWRRRRLLESYKKRETHWSGGDCLGARRGGGGEEQPRWCAQTVIRIARMTTSRYFFELSFVRAPKPPSPTVNIPCTAS from the exons ATGCATGTCTTGGCACTTGGCAGACTGAACGAAGAGGACAAAAAGAGGACTTATAATATTCATACag TTGTGTCCTCTTCACATCCTTCTCCTTCACGAGGCATTCATTTCGCCTCGTTCCCCATTCTCCTCTTCGTCAGTTGCTCCTGGAGGCGACGGCGACTTCTGGAGAGCTACAAGAAGAGAGAGACGCATTGGA GTGGCGGCGATTGCTTGGGAGCGagaaggggagggggaggagaggagcAGCCAA GATGGTGTGCCCAGACTGTCATTCGCATTGCGAGAATGACAACAAGCAGATATTTTTTTGAATTGTCATTCGTGAGGGCTCCAAAGCCGCCCTCACCAACAGTG AATATCCCATGCACAGCCAGTTGA